In Elgaria multicarinata webbii isolate HBS135686 ecotype San Diego chromosome 19, rElgMul1.1.pri, whole genome shotgun sequence, a genomic segment contains:
- the PDCL gene encoding phosducin-like protein, with product MTTLDDKLLGEKLQYYYSSSEDEDSEKEERDEESPRSVCDAAVPREVTLSSDGSAINTGPKGVINDWRRFKQLETEQREEQCREMERLIKKLSMTCRSHLDEEEDQLKQKELQDKLNGKLSLQEYRLLHENGGGDDDEAFLQQYRKQRMEEMRQQLLSGQQFKQVFEIRSGEAFLDAVDKGHKNTLVMIHIYEDEVPGAEALDGCMVCLAAEYPAVKFCRVRSSLIGTSSRFTSSALPALLVYKGGELIGNFVRITDQLGEDFFAVDVEAFLQECGLLPEKDLVLLPSLCHASSEDSDLEID from the exons ATGACGACCCTGGACGACAAGCTCCTGGGCGAGAAGCTCCAGTATTACTACAGCAGCAGCGAGGACGAGGACAGCGAGAAAGAGGAGCGAGACGAGGAGTCCCCCCGCTCCGTGTGTGATGCCGCCGTGCCCAGGGAGGTGACGCTGAGCAGCGACGGCAGCGCCATAAACACAG GCCCTAAAGGCGTGATCAACGACTGGCGGAGGTTCAAACAGCTGGAGACGGAGCAGCGGGAGGAGCAGTGCCGGGAAATGGAACGGCTCATCAAGAAGCTGTCCATGACCTGCCGGTCACACCTGGACGAAGAGGAGGACCAGCTCAAGCAGAAGGAACTTCAGGATAAGCTCAACGGCAAG cTGTCGCTGCAGGAGTACCGCCTGCTGCACGAGAACGGCGGTGGCGACGATGACGAGGCCTTCCTGCAGCAGTACCGCAAGCAGCGGATGGAGGAGATGCGGCAGCAGCTGCTCAGCGGGCAGCAGTTCAAGCAGGTCTTTGAGATCCGCAGCGGGGAGGCCTTCCTGGACGCCGTCGACAAGGGGCACAAGAACACCCTGGTGATGATCCACATCTACGAGGACGAGGTCCCCGGGGCCGAGGCCCTGGACGGCTGCATGGTCTGCCTGGCCGCCGAGTACCCCGCGGTCAAGTTCTGCCGGGTGCGGAGCTCCTTGATTGGCACTAGCTCCCGTTTCACCAGCAGCGCCCTGCCGGCCCTGCTGGTCTACAAGGGCGGGGAGCTGATTGGGAACTTCGTCCGCATCACCGACCAGCTGGGCGAGGACTTCTTCGCCGTGGACGTGGAGGCCTTCCTGCAGGAGTGCGGCCTCCTGCCGGAGAAGGACCtggttctcctcccctccctttgccACGCCTCCTCGGAAGACAGCGATCTGGAGATCGACTGA